One stretch of Armigeres subalbatus isolate Guangzhou_Male chromosome 2, GZ_Asu_2, whole genome shotgun sequence DNA includes these proteins:
- the LOC134218308 gene encoding lipoma-preferred partner homolog → MENINSQLAHLSMRSVSDPQKQQQAQGQNKADSQLDDQFRPLPDSGPNGVIVPGMVMMGKKGPAVPPKPSKKPAPSTVPPQVPKSSHVKQYCEPSYSTLLQGQAGHGGVEEHPYTNTNFGTGGIGKMVARKITLDNAVELQQQKEALEHHKRMMNAKTQRGQADGAVYENTATRFYEGDVTYANISGGQKNGDGLIYSNIVHNNGTKPFTQRQISDELPPPPVQDVQAPLTLNELTLEDNDDEFPPPPSPVSSSYSELRRATDLPPMSRQPQPTYNMVGPGAGGQTYSNISQNNQIYANNMHHHSLYGTYGMGSQGSTYESIYEPINPRPTSQMSGRSNYSLYTPYVNSRGINSPNDSLITSASNQHHRNHPQKESEVDTLTDLLVQSMDNVSDPDTYGTCVKCGDRVVGENNGCTAMDQIYHIACFTCQQCQINLQGKPFYALDGNPYCEEDYLNTLEKCSVCLKPILERILRATGKPYHPQCFTCIVCGKSLDGIPFTVDATNQIHCIEDFHKKFAPRCCVCSNPIMPEPGQDETIRVVALDRSFHINCYKCEDCGLLLSSEAEGRGCYPLDDHIYCKSCNAKRVQALTSHMTTEL, encoded by the coding sequence ATGGAAAACATCAATTCGCAGCTGGCACATCTTTCTATGAGGTCAGTGAGTGATCCTCAAAAACAGCAACAAGCTCAAGGACAAAACAAGGCGGACTCACAACTAGATGACCAGTTTCGTCCTCTTCCTGATAGTGGACCAAATGGTGTAATTGTACCCGGAATGGTAATGATGGGTAAGAAAGGGCCAGCAGTACCACCAAAACCGTCTAAAAAACCAGCTCCGTCCACTGTTCCGCCACAAGTTCCGAAAAGTTCTCATGTTAAGCAGTATTGTGAACCATCTTATTCTACATTGCTGCAGGGACAAGCAGGGCATGGGGGCGTAGAAGAACATCCTTATACTAACACCAACTTTGGCACTGGTGGGATTGGGAAAATGGTGGCTAGAAAAATAACTTTGGACAACGCAGTTGAACTTCAGCAGCAGAAAGAAGCACTGGAGCACCACAAGCGAATGATGAATGCCAAAACGCAAAGAGGCCAGGCAGACGGAGCAGTGTATGAAAATACTGCTACACGATTTTACGAAGGAGATGTAACATATGCCAATATCTCCGGCGGTCAGAAGAATGGTGACGGATTGATTTACAGCAACATCGTCCATAATAATGGAACTAAACCATTTACACAGAGACAGATTTCGGATGAACTTCCTCCTCCACCTGTTCAAGACGTGCAAGCGCCATTAACATTGAATGAATTAACATTGGAAGATAACGATGACGAATTCCCACCTCCACCGAGTCCGGTAAGTTCTTCGTATAGTGAATTGAGAAGAGCGACTGATTTGCCTCCGATGAGTCGCCAGCCACAGCCTACCTATAACATGGTTGGTCCTGGTGCCGGTGGTCAAACGTACAGTAACATTTCTCAAAACAATCAGATTTATGCCAATAACATGCATCATCACTCGCTATATGGTACCTATGGGATGGGCTCGCAAGGATCCACTTATGAGTCAATATATGAACCCATCAATCCACGTCCCACCAGCCAAATGTCCGGAAGATCAAACTATTCTCTGTACACACCGTACGTAAACTCTCGTGGAATCAATAGTCCGAACGATAGCTTAATCACTAGTGCTTCTAACCAGCATCATCGTAATCACCCACAGAAAGAATCGGAAGTGGATACACTCACTGATTTACTCGTTCAATCGATGGATAATGTATCTGATCCTGACACTTACGGCACATGTGTAAAATGCGGAGATCGCGTTGTTGGGGAAAACAATGGTTGTACAGCAATGGATCAAATTTACCATATAGCATGTTTCACTTGCCAGCAATGCCAAATTAATCTTCAGGGTAAGCCTTTCTACGCTTTGGATGGCAATCCTTACTGCGAGGAAGACTACTTGAATACATTGGAAAAATGCTCTGTCTGTTTGAAACCTATTCTGGAGCGAATTCTTAGAGCTACAGGAAAACCGTATCATCCGCAATGCTTCACTTGCATCGTTTGTGGCAAATCATTGGACGGTATTCCTTTTACCGTTGATGCAACCAATCAAATTCATTGTATTGAGGACTTCCACAAAAAGTTCGCGCCAAGATGTTGCGTTTGCAGTAATCCGATTATGCCAGAACCAGGCCAGGATGAGACAATTCGTGTGGTGGCTTTGGACCGTAGCTTCCATATCAATTGTTATAAGTGTGAGGATTGTGGATTGCTGCTGTCATCGGAGGCAGAAGGGCGCGGTTGCTACCCATTGGATGACCACATATACTGCAAAAGTTGCAACGCCAAGAGGGTTCAGGCTTTGACCAGCCATATGACGACGGAGCTGTAA